In Streptomyces sp. NBC_00344, the genomic window CGGGTGGTCCAGGGCGCCCCGGTCGAATCCGACCAGCACCTCGTCCATCACATCGGGGGCGATCACCCCGCCACCGCCCACGCCGCCGTACTGCACGGTCCGGGTCCAGTCACTGACGTAGTCGTCGTCGAGCCACGGGAAACGCAGCTTGACCCGGCCCTGCCGCTTCGGATCCTTGACGTCGGTGACCAGTGCGTTCGCCACACCCGGCAGCCGGGGCGAAGTGCCGGACCCGCCCGATGCCAGGCCGTACAGGGACCGCCACTGGCGTCCGCTGACCGTGAGGAACGTCTCGTAGTGCCGGCCGTCGCCGAAGGTGTGGCGGGCCGCCGTCACCGTGTACTTGCCCTCGAAGGGCTCACCCACGTCCGCGAGGGCGACCGGGACACCGGGCCGCAGCTGGGGGTTTCCGCGTACGGTCACCTCCAGCTCGGCGAACGCGGCGGTCACGTCGTCGGCGAGCGCCGCTGCTGCCTTCTTCGCCTGGGGCGCGGTGTCGTACGGGATGTCGGTCTCCACGAGCACCGCGCTGCCGAAGGCGCCGACCGCCGTGGCAGGGGTGGTCCCGATCGTGATGCCCGGGTTGCCGGCGGCCGGCGAACCCTCCTTCAGGTCGCGCTTCTTCGTCACGTCCCAGCCGCGCACATCGACCCTGCTCACCTGGTCGGCCGAGGTGACGGCGGCACGGCAGCGCAGGATGTCGACGCCCGCCTCCAGGACGAACGCGCTCTTCTCGCTCGGTGTGCTCACCGGGGGCGCGCCGGATGCCGGGTCGGCCTTGACGAACCGGAACCGGCCCTTGGAGTCCAGGGACATCACCATCTCGTTCTCGTCCGCCAGCCGACCGAGGAAGTCCCAGTCGGTGACGTTCGCCTGCGAGATGAAGTCGTAGATGTTCCTGGTCCGGTCGATGGTGCCGACCGGAACCTTGTCCTTGGCCGCCAGCTTCCTCGCGATGTCCGCCGCGGTGACGTTGGTGTACGCGACGACCCGGCGCTGCCGCAGCATCCGGTGCCCGAGGTCGTAGCCCCGTACGACGGTGTAGGTGCCGGTGCCGTCGTAGTCGCTCTCCAGACCGGTGACCTCGCCGGTGATCAGCGGGGACTGGGCGCCCTTGCCGTCGGCGACCGGTGCCAGGACCACGTCCGCGCCGATCTTGGCGCCCGATTCGCCGAGCACCTTCTTCTTCGGGTCGCGGAAGGTGAGCTGGAACGCGCCCGGCACCCCGGCACCGAAGTCGACCCATCCCGCGACCAGCAGGGTGGCCAGGGTCGGCGTCAGCGGTTTGCCGGCGATGGTGACATGGAGAACGTTGGA contains:
- a CDS encoding VgrG-related protein, with the protein product MTQIGYSNVLHVTIAGKPLTPTLATLLVAGWVDFGAGVPGAFQLTFRDPKKKVLGESGAKIGADVVLAPVADGKGAQSPLITGEVTGLESDYDGTGTYTVVRGYDLGHRMLRQRRVVAYTNVTAADIARKLAAKDKVPVGTIDRTRNIYDFISQANVTDWDFLGRLADENEMVMSLDSKGRFRFVKADPASGAPPVSTPSEKSAFVLEAGVDILRCRAAVTSADQVSRVDVRGWDVTKKRDLKEGSPAAGNPGITIGTTPATAVGAFGSAVLVETDIPYDTAPQAKKAAAALADDVTAAFAELEVTVRGNPQLRPGVPVALADVGEPFEGKYTVTAARHTFGDGRHYETFLTVSGRQWRSLYGLASGGSGTSPRLPGVANALVTDVKDPKRQGRVKLRFPWLDDDYVSDWTRTVQYGGVGGGGVIAPDVMDEVLVGFDRGALDHPFVIGGLYNGKDLPGKVDVPLYDPTNGRTVRRTLADRSGDRIDLLDQRTGKRGVRLSSGDNRLTVELDRARTEITVDSKGSVTIHGARSVSVEADRDLTLKAGRRLSIRSGGILDIQAKSINAKTLGGPFNINAAGLLAIEAEGAMSLNAIGLASISSEGTLQLSAIAEMGIKAVKVDLLGLVTANGMPVV